ACGGGTTCACCATCTAGCACTTCAGGGCGAGTATAATGAGGACAATCCAGTAATCCTGTCGCAAAAGAATCTTCTTCTGCAGAGGCTTGTTTGCCCAATACACCCGGAACAAATCTTGCAACGGCATCAATTAATGTCATTGCAGGCAGTTCACCCCCTGTTAAAACGTAGTCACCAATCGACCATTCCTCATCAACTTCTGCTTGAATTAAGCGTTCATCAATGCCTTCATAGCGACCACACACCAAAATCATTTTTTGATTTGTGGCTAAGGTTTTCACACCTTGCTGATCGAGTTTACGTCCTTGCGGTGAAAGGTAAATGACCTTTACTTCCGCGTTTTCATCTTCTTTTAATGCGGCTTGTTTCGCTGCGTGAATTGCATCTCGCAACGGTTGCACCATCATTAACATACCCGGTCCACCGCCATAAGGGCGATCATCAACGGTATTATGCTTATCAAAGGTAAAATCACGAGGATTCCAACATTGAATTTGCAGAAGATTGTGCTTTACGGCTCTTCCTGTTACGCCATATTCCGTAATTGCTTGAAACATTTCAGGAAATAAGCTAATAATTCCTATCCACATAAGAAGCTCTTTTGATTACGGTTATGCATACCTGAGGTTAGAAACCTGCGTCCCATTCCACTTCAATAATTTTAGTGGTGAGATCGACTCTTTTAACTACTTGTTCGTATAAAAACGGAATTAACCGTTCTTGCTTTCCGAAAGCATCTTTACTTTTTGCTTTAACGACTAAAACATCATTTGAACCTGTTTCCATAATTTCAGTCACTGTACCCATTTGGTAGTTATCCGTATTAACGACTTCACAACCAATTAAATCGTGCCAATAAAAATCATCTTCCTCTAATTGAGGGAAGACACTTAAATCTACACCGATTTCTGCATTTGTCAGTAACTGAGCAGATTCACGCTCATCTGTGCCTTTTAATTTTACAATTAAATCATTTTTATGATAACGCCAGCTTTCAAGTTCGACTGGTTTCCATTGATCTTTAGATTTTAAAAACCAAGGTTGATAGTCAAAAATACTTTCTTGTTGTTCTGTCGATGAATAAAGGCGTAACCAGCCACGGATGCCATAGGTTGATCCTAATTTCCCCACTACTGTAATATTTTGTTCGCTCATATTATCCACCTACATTATTTAAATTGTGAATTAAGCGTCTTTACGCGCTTCTTTCACTAAAGTTGCTACACGAGTAGAAAGTGAAGCACCTTTAGCAACCCACGCATCAACACCTTCAAGGTTCACGCGTAAACGCTCTGCTTGACCTGCTGCCATTGGGTTGAAAAATCCTAAACGCTCGATGAAACGACCGTCACGTGCACAACGGCTGTCCGCTGCAACGATTTGATAAAATGGGCGTTTTTTAGAACCGCCACGAGATAAACGAATGGTTACCATAACCTTCCTCTAAATAATTGATAGTAAAAAGAAACCCTCGTTCGAGGTGAGGGCGTGTATTTTGCTTGTCTAAAAAATAGAAAACAAGCGGTGAGATTATAATGATTTTTTGCAAAAAAGCAAGGGTGATATAAATGTTGAACTTTTTTACATAAAGATATATAAATTTTAACGTAATTTACAAAAATAATGCATTAACGAACAAAAATAGAGTGTAAATTAGTCTTATCAATCATTTTTATGCGTAAAATAAGCGACATCAATCACATTTTTAAAAAATATACGCGATCGAGATCACATTTTTAACAAAAATTGATTGTGATTAACATCAGAATTTCTACAATGTGAAACTGTTGTGCTATGAGCCAATATCAATAATATGCCATCAGGAGAAATTCAATGAATAAATTTATACTTAGTTTAATTAGTAGTGCGGTTTTAGCTGGAAGTCTTTCTTCGGCTTTTGCACAGGATAAAATTATTATTGCTCACCGTGGTGCGAGTGGTTATTTACCTGAGCATACCTTAGAATCTAAGGCGTTAGCAGCAGGTCAGCAAGCGGATTATTTAGAACAAGATCTTGTAATGACCAAAGATAATAAATTGGTGGTTATGCACGATCACTTTTTAGATGGTATTACAAACGTTGCACAAAAATTCCCTGATCGTGTAAGACCAGACGGGCATTATTACATTATGGATTTCACTTTAGATGAAGTACGTTCATTAGATATGACCGAACCATTTAAAATGAAAGACGGTAAAGCGGTGCAAAACTATCCTGACCGTTTCCCTATGGGTAAATCTCACTTTAAGGTGCATACTTTTGAAGATGAATTAGAATTTATTCAGGGATTAGAAAAATCAACAGGGCGTGTGATTGGTATCTATCCTGAAATTAAAGCACCTTGGTTACACCATAAAGAAGGTAAAGATATTGCGAAAGCAACCTTAGAAGTATTGAAAAAATATGGTTATACTACCAAAGAGTCACCAGTTTACTTACAAACCTTTGATTTCAATGAGTTAAAACGTATTAAAACAGATTTAGAACCAAAATTAGGTATGGATCTTAAATTAGTTCAGCTAATTGCTTATACGGATTGGCACGAAACGGAAGAAAAAGATGCGTCGGGTAAATGGGTAAATTATAGCTATGACTGGATGTTCAAGCCTGATGCAATGAAAGAAGTCACGAAATATGCAGACGGTGTCGGTCCAGGTTGGTATATGTTGATTGATGATGAAAAATCAACCAAAGGCAATATCAAATATACACCGTTAGTGCAAGAATTAGCGAAGTATAAAACGGAATTACACCCTTACACAGTGCGTAAAGACGCATTACCAAAATATTTTTCTAACGTAAATGAAATGTATGATGCGTTATTAAATAAAGCAGGAGCAACAGGGGTATTTACTGACTTCCCTGATTTAGGGGTTAAATTTTTGCAACAACAAAAATAAAATCTAAATTCTTATAAGCGGTCAAATTTTTTGTAAATTTTGCAATAAAAATAACCGCTTATAACAATAATTTAAAACTTACTATTATAAACTCAACAATGGAGAATTCATTATGATCGGTTTCTTAAAACCAGCAGCTCATAAAGAGCGGCTACCAAAAGAACAACTTGATCCAACTTATCGTAAATTACGTTGGCAAGTGTTTATCGGTATTTTCTTTGGATATGCAGCGTACTATTTTGTGCGTAAAAACTTTGCATTAGCAATGCCAGGTATGATTGCTGAAGGGTGGTCAAAAGCAGAATTAGGTTATGCGTTATCTTTCGTTTCTATCGCTTACGGTATTTCTAAATTTATTATGGGATCGGTATCAGACCGTTCTGATTCTCGTGCCTTTTTAAGTTTAGGTCTATTCCTTTCAGGTTTAATTATGCTTTCAATGGGGCTTTTCCCTTGGGCAACAAGCAGTGTAACTGTATTATCAATCCTACTATTCTTAAATGGTTGGGTGCAAGGTATGGGGTGGCCACCTTGTGGTCGTACAATGGTACACTGGTGGTCTAAAAAAGAACGTGGAACAATCGTTTCTATTTGGAATACTGCCCATAACTTGGGTGGTGCGGTTCCTGCGTTATTACTTATTTTAGCGTCAAGTGTTTATGCACATACTCACGATATTGACCGTGAGGCAGTAAAATCTATTATGATCTGGCGTGAAGCACTTTACTATCCAGGTATCGCAGCAATCATCGCGTCTTTCATCACTTTCTTCATTATGCGTGATACTCCACAATCTTGTGGTTTACCACCAATCGAAGAGTACAAAAATGATTACCCAGATGATTACAACCCAGAAACTTATGAAAAAGAATTAACAGCAAAACAAATCTTTGTTGAGTATGTATTCAAAAATAAATTGTTATGGTACATCGCAATCGCTAATGTATTCGTTTATTTAATCCGCTACGGTGTATTAGACTGGGCACCAACTTACTTAAAAGAAGTACGTCATTTCGGTATCGATAAATCATCTATCACTTATGCGTTATATGAAATTGCCGCAATTCCAGGTACATTATTCTGTGGTTGGGTGTCAGATAAAGTATTCCAAGGTAAACGTGGTTTAACTGGCTTCATCTTCATGGTGGCTGTGACTATCGCATTATATGTGTACTGGCAAACCACTTCGCAAGATCTTGCGATGATTATGATGGTTGTTTTAGGTTTCTTAATCTATGGTCCTGTCATGTTAATCGGCTTACACGCATTAGAATTAGCACCTAAAAAAGCAGCAGGTACAGCTGCAGGATTCACTGGTTTATTCGGTTACTTAGGTGGATCAGTAGCAGCAAGTGCAATCATTGGTTGGACTGTTCAAAACAACGGTTGGGACAGTGGTTTCCACGTAATGTTAGCTGGTAGTGCATTAGCTTGTGTATTATTATTCTTAACTATGATCCAAGAAGCAAAACATAAAAAAGCAATGGAAAGTTAATTTAAATTTTAAGCTGATGGAAGCTAAGTTCTAGGAATAGAGCTTAGCTTTTTTGTTTGAATAGTGCCTTATAATTAGTACGTGAGTAATTTATGAAATAAGTGTAATAATTTCATATTATTCTATAATCAACTCTTAAATTTGCAAATTCCCACAAAAATCTTACCGCTTATCTATTTTTTATTATATAATTATGAAACGAAACTTAATTGAAACTAATCAAAACATTTTATGTCAAAGCGAAACACACAACAGCGTCGCCATTTAATTGCTACTCTTGTTCAAGAACAAGGAGAGGTGAGTGTTGAGCAGTTGTCAGAACTATTTGAAACATCAGAAGTAACGATTCGTAAGGATTTAACAAAACTTGAAGAGAGTGGTTTGTTGTTACGTCGTTATGGTGGGGCGATAAAAATTCCGTCTGAATTTATTGATGATCAACAAAATGAAGATGTTTCAAAACAAAAGAAAGCGATTGCAAAATTGGCGGTAAGTTGTATTCGTGAGCATAATCGTATCATTATTGATAGCGGTAGTACGACGGGCGCATTGATTCCTTATTTGAATCAGGCGGGACTGGTTGTGATGACTAATTCCCTTGCCCTTGCCGCTGAATTAACCGCATTAGAAATTGAACCAACGGTATTGATGACAGGCGGAACGTGGGATTCTCGTTCGGAGTCTTTTCAAGGGAAAGTCGCTGAAACGGCGTTACGATCCTACGATTTTGACCAGCTGTTTATTGGGGCTGATGGATTAGATTTGGCAAGGGGGACGACAACTTTTAATGAGTTAGTTGGGCTTAGTCAGGTTATGGCTGACGTATCTCGTGAAGTGAATGTGATGATTGAGTCTCACAAAATGGCAAGAAAAATGCCTAATGTGGAATTAGATTGGGATCATATCGATCGTGTGATTACCGATAATCAAATTGATTTAGAAATTAAGAAGGCATTGGAACAAAAAGGTATTGAAGTTCTGATTGCTGAAATTTAGTCATTTTAAATTTATATAAAAGGAAAATAAAATAATGTGTGGAATAGTAGGTGCAGTAGCACAGCGTGATGTGGCAGACATTTTAGTTGATGGGTTACACCGTTTAGAATATCGTGGTTATGATTCAGCAGGCGTTGCGGTGTTGAATGCAGATAAAGAAATGAAGGTTATTCGCCGAGTAGGTAAAGTTAAAGAATTAGAAAATGCCGTTGCTGAAAGTAATGTAACGGGTGGAACAGGGATTGCACACACTCGTTGGGCAACCCACGGCGAACCAAGTGAAACCAATGCACACCCTCACGTTAGTGGTAAAATTGCGGTGGTTCATAACGGTATTATTGAAAACTACGAAGAATTACGTGATGACTTAAAAGCGAAAGGCTATGAATTTTTATCACAAACCGATACCGAAGTTATCGCTCATTTAGTGGAATGGGAACTTCGTACCTCTGAAACCTTGTTAGACGCAGTGAAAAAAACTGTCAAACAGTTGCGTGGTGCGTATGGAACGGTAGTGATGAACCAAGATGAACCTGAGCATTTAATCGTGGCTCGTTCTGGCAGTCCATTAGTGATCGGCTTAGGTGTAGGCGAGAACTTTATCGGTTCAGATCCTTTGGCATTATTAAGTGTTACCCACCGTTTTATTTACTTAGAAGAAGGCGATGTCGCTGAGATTACACGTAAAACAGTGGATATTTTTGATAGCGAAGATAAGCCTGTGCAACGTGAAATTCACGAATCACAATTTGAACACGATGCGGCGGATAAAGGGCAGTATCGTCACTATATGCAAAAAGAAATTTTTGAACAACCCGTTGCTATTATCAATACCCTTGAAGGACGCATTACCAACGGTAAGGTGAATATTGATGCAATGGGTAAAGATGTTGATAAAATCTTATCAAAAGTAGAGCATATCCAAATCGTCGCGTGTGGTACATCTTATAACGCTGGAATGGTGGCTCGCTACTGGTTTGAGTCTATTGCGGGCGTAAGTTGTGATGTAGAAATCGCCTCTGAATTCCGTTATCGCAAATTTGTCACTCGTCCAAATAGCTTATTAGTTACCCTTTCACAATCAGGGGAAACCGCAGATACCTTGGCAGCATTACGTTTAGCACAAGAATCAGGCTTTATGTCTTCAATGGCGATTTGTAACGTGGCAAGTTCATCATTAGTGCGTGAATCTGATTTTGCCTTTATGACAAAAGCGGGCGTAGAAATTGGTGTTGCTTCAACCAAAGCATTCACGACTCAATTAACCTGTTTATTATTATTAACCGCTGCGATCGGACGCTTAAAAGGTAGCCTTTCTGAGCAAGAAGAAAAACAAATCGTGCAATCTTTACAACGCTTACCAGCACAAATTGAAAGTGCGTTAGTGTTCGATAAAGAAATTGAAAAATTATCACAAGATTTTGCAGAAAAACACCACACCCTATTCTTAGGTCGTGGCGAGTTTTACCCAATCGCAATGGAATCTGCGTTAAAATTAAAAGAAATTTCTTATATTCACGCAGAGGCTTACGCAGCAGGCGAATTAAAACACGGTCCATTAGCCTTGATTGATAGCGATATGCCAGTGGTGGTGGTTGCACCTGAAAATGATTTATTAGAGAAAGTAAAATCAAACATTGAAGAAGTCAGTGCAAGGGGCGGACAGCTTTATATCTTTGCAGATGAAGATGCGGGTTTTGTAAATGAAAATAACTTTAAAACAGTGGTAATGCCAAAAGTGGATCACGTTACAGCACCGATTTTCTACACCGTACCATTACAATTATTGTCTTATCACGTTGCCTTAATTAAAGGGACTGACGTGGATCAGCCTCGTAATTTAGCAAAAGCGGTAACGGTAGAGTAATTCTCAAAAAGTTAAAAGCCTCACAATAGTTAAATTCGTGAGGCTTTTTTAATGAATTTTTAAAGTGTTTTTGCTATCTCTTTGACTTTTTTAGAAAACTCTTTAATCGCTTTATTACTTTTTTCTTCGTTATAACGTAATTTTCTTTTTTCCATAATAATTTTTCCATTCACAATCGTTGTTGAAACGTTGGAGGCGTTTGCGGAATAAACCAATACAGAATAGGGATCGAAGTTAGGTTGCATATTAGTTGATTTCGTTTCTAATATCACAATATCTGCTAATTTTCCTTTTTCCAAAGAACCTAAATCTTTTTCACGATGAATGGCTCTTGCCCCACCCATTGTCGCCATTTCAACCACTTTTTGTGGTGGCATAACCGATCTATCTTTATTCATTAGCTTATGTAGTTTTGCTACATAGCCAATCTGACCTATGATATCAAGAGTATTTCCACTCATTGGTCCATCAGAACCAAGCCCTATATTAAGCCCCTCATCAAACATTTTTAATGCAGGTGAAACCCCTTTTGCGGATTTTATATTTGCGACCATATTATGAGCTACACCAATATTTCTTTTCTTCATCAACGCAATATCACTCTCTGTCACAAAAATACAATGAGCGGCAATAAAGCGTTCATTTAACAAGCCGACAGAGTCTAAATATTCAATGGGTGTCATATTATATTCAGCTTTAAACTTATCAAATTCTTTTTGGGTTTCTGCAACGTGCATAGAAACGGGAGCATTATATTTCTGTGAGAGATCTCTGATTCTTTCTAAATCTGCTTTTTTGACAGTATGTGGTGCGTGAGGGCCAAATCCTGCGGTAATTAACTCATCATTCTTATATTTTTCTACGAAAGCAATCGCCATTTCTATATTTTCTGCACCATCCTTGCCATCTGCGGTAGGATATTTAATGATATTTTGAGTCATGACTCCTCTAAGCCCCACCTCTTTTACCGCTTTTGCCGCACTGTCTTCAAAGAGGTACATATCTACCACTGTTGTTACACCGCCTTTGGCCAATTCAATCGCACCGTGTACAGCACCGGTATAGACCATTTCTTTGGAAACCATCTTATTTTCAAGTGGAAAAATGTATCGTTGGAGTCGATTAGGCACATCATCGGCTAAACTTCTAAATACACTCATTGAGATATGAGAGTGCGTATTGATCATACCCGGCATAACAATCCCTTCTTCGGCATCAATTACTTTTTTAGCGGAATATTTTTGTAATAGATTTTTATCACCGACATCAATTATTTGATTTTTATTCACAATGACAACGCCATCATCAATAATTTCTTTTGCTTGATTCATTGTCAAAATCATGCCATTTTTAACAATTAAATCAACATTCTCTGATGCATTTGTATAGTTAAAAAGACTTAATGCAAGAACGGAGGATAATGCTAATAATTTTTTCATATTTGACCTCTTTATGAGTAATATATGGTAGGTTGTTGTATTACTTTTGCACTGATGAATGGTAGGAGGAATAGTTTTTCTTGTCAAGAATACATTGAGAGCAAGTAGACGGCATTTATTTTAAATAAAAGGGAGGCTTAAATGATTATTGTAATTATGCATTTTAAGCGGTCATATTTTTGATGATTTTTGCAATTTGTAAATTTTCAAAAAAATATGACCGCTTATATTTTTATAAATTGGCTTAAACCGAGAATGGGTATTTAATTGGATCGAGATATTGATAATCTTCCACTTCGAAATCGTCTAGGGTTACCCAAGTTTCTAAGTCTTCTAAGGTTTTAATATCAGGATTGATTTTTAATTTTGGCGGTGTTAATGGGGTGCGTTTTAATTGCACATCTCGCATTAGTTCAAGTTGGTCTTCATAGATATGTGCATTTACAATTTTATGATAGGCTTGTCCTGCTTTGTGTCCTGTAATTTGAGCCATTAAGGCCAAGAAAGTGTAACATTGCACCATATTCCAGTTTAAGCCAAGCGGTACATCAGCGGAACGCTGCGTGCTGTTTAAATAGAGTGTGTCGTCGAGTAATGAGAAATGATGGCTATGTAAGCAAGGGCGTAAACAACCTAAATGAAACGCACCTGGGTGATAGAACGTATAAATCTCGCCACGATTATCAATGCCTTGCTTTAAATCATCTACAATTTGACGTAATAAATCGACACTTCCGCCATCTGGTTTAGGAAAATTACGTCCCACTGCACCGTAAACTAATCCCATATCATCTTCACCTTTACGATGTGGATTAGCGAGCCACTCAGCGTTTTGGTTAGCGTTGGCATCCCACGATTTTGAACCTAATTTTCTAAAATCTTCAGCACTGTCATAGCCTCGAATATAGCCTAATAATTCAGCAATGGCTGCTTTATAAAAACTTTTACGTGTTGTTACTAAAGGAAATTCACCTTTTGCGACATCATAGGTTAAATCAGCGTTGATCACGGTTAAACAGCGTTTGCCTGTACGTTTATTTTCAACCCATTTTCCGTCATCAATAATGCGTTGGCATAAGTCTAAATATTGTTTCATTTTAAATTTCTCAGTCAAATAATTTGCAACGAATAATGGTATCAGATTTTTTATAAAAAAAGGCAACTCTTAGAAAAAATTAAATGAAAATCGTGCTTTACTTATAGCCAAGTCTGGGCTAGAATAGCTTACCTTTTTTAGTCTATTATCGCTGTTTATTTAGCGATATTTTATTTTAAACACATTATTTTACTGAGGTGATGGCTTATGCCAGTAATTAAAGTTCGTGAAAATGAATCATTTGACGTAGCATTACGTCGTTTCAAACGCTCTTGCGAAAAAGCAGGCGTTTTAGCAGAATCTCGTGCACGTGAATTCTACGAAAAACCAACAACTATTCGTAAACGTGAAAAAGCGTCATTAGCTAAACGTCACGCTAAACGTAATGCGCGTGAGAATGCTCGTAACAATCGTTTATACTAATTAGATTCATTCTAAAACGACATTTTAAAACCGTGAATCCTTCTAGGCTCACGGTTTTAGTGTTTCTAGTTCGTCGTTAATTTTTGTTTTACAAGGAAAATCAATGAAAGGTCTTATTCCTCGTTCATTTATTGATGATTTGATTGCTCGTACTGATATTGTGCAACTCATTGACTCTCGTGTAAAACTTAAAAAAGCTGGGCGAAATTATCAAGCCTGTTGCCCTTTTCATCACGAGAAAACCCCTTCTTTTTCTGTTAGTCCTAGCAAGCAGTTTTATCACTGTTTTGGCTGTGGAGTGAGCGGTAATGTCATTTCATTTTTGATGGATTATGAAAAGTTAGAGTTCGTTGAAGCTGTTGAAGAACTTGCGGGTTTATATGGATTGGAAGTGCCACGAGAAAATATGTCGGCATCGGATAATACCAAAAATAAACCTAGTTTTAAGGCGAAGCGTAACTTGTATGAGTTAATGAATGAAATTGCAAAATTTTATCAAAATTTAACCGCTTCAAATCCGCATAGTTTGAGCTATTTAGAAGAGCGAGGGCTTTCTAAGGCAATTATTGAGAAATTTGAGTTGGGCTTTGTTCCGAATTCAATGGATTCTGTATTAAAGAAATTTGGTGTCAATAAACAAGAAATTGATAAATTATTTGATACAGGTATGCTTTCTCGTAGTGATAATGGTCGAGTTTATGATCGTTTTCGTAATCGGGTTATGTTTCCGATTCGTGATCGTCGTGGACGAGTTATTGCTTTTGGTGGGCGTGTACTAGGCGATGAAAAACCGAAATATTTAAACTCGCCAGAGTCTGCAATTTATCATAAAGGGAGTGAGCTTTATGGTTTATATCAGGCAACTCAGCTCAATTCAAATCCGACTTATTTAATTGTTGTTGAAGGCTATATGGACGTAGTAGCACTGGCTCAGTTTGGTGTGGATAACGTGGTAGCATCGCTTGGAACAGCAACAACAGGTGAACAAATTCAGCAAATGTTTCGTCATACCGAACAGGTCATTTGTTGTTATGATGGTGACCGAGCTGGAAAAGAGGCTGCGTGGCGAGCCTTAGAAAATGCTTTGCCTTATTTAGAAGATGGGCGACAACTAAAATTTATCTTTTTGCCTGATGGCGAAGATCCTGATTCATTTGTGAGAAAGCACGGCAAAGAAGGATTTGAACAATATTTAGAGCAGGCTCAATCATTAAGTGAATTTTTATT
This DNA window, taken from Phocoenobacter uteri, encodes the following:
- the rimM gene encoding ribosome maturation factor RimM (Essential for efficient processing of 16S rRNA) yields the protein MSEQNITVVGKLGSTYGIRGWLRLYSSTEQQESIFDYQPWFLKSKDQWKPVELESWRYHKNDLIVKLKGTDERESAQLLTNAEIGVDLSVFPQLEEDDFYWHDLIGCEVVNTDNYQMGTVTEIMETGSNDVLVVKAKSKDAFGKQERLIPFLYEQVVKRVDLTTKIIEVEWDAGF
- the rpsP gene encoding 30S ribosomal protein S16, which translates into the protein MVTIRLSRGGSKKRPFYQIVAADSRCARDGRFIERLGFFNPMAAGQAERLRVNLEGVDAWVAKGASLSTRVATLVKEARKDA
- the glpQ gene encoding glycerophosphodiester phosphodiesterase, which codes for MNKFILSLISSAVLAGSLSSAFAQDKIIIAHRGASGYLPEHTLESKALAAGQQADYLEQDLVMTKDNKLVVMHDHFLDGITNVAQKFPDRVRPDGHYYIMDFTLDEVRSLDMTEPFKMKDGKAVQNYPDRFPMGKSHFKVHTFEDELEFIQGLEKSTGRVIGIYPEIKAPWLHHKEGKDIAKATLEVLKKYGYTTKESPVYLQTFDFNELKRIKTDLEPKLGMDLKLVQLIAYTDWHETEEKDASGKWVNYSYDWMFKPDAMKEVTKYADGVGPGWYMLIDDEKSTKGNIKYTPLVQELAKYKTELHPYTVRKDALPKYFSNVNEMYDALLNKAGATGVFTDFPDLGVKFLQQQK
- the trmD gene encoding tRNA (guanosine(37)-N1)-methyltransferase TrmD encodes the protein MWIGIISLFPEMFQAITEYGVTGRAVKHNLLQIQCWNPRDFTFDKHNTVDDRPYGGGPGMLMMVQPLRDAIHAAKQAALKEDENAEVKVIYLSPQGRKLDQQGVKTLATNQKMILVCGRYEGIDERLIQAEVDEEWSIGDYVLTGGELPAMTLIDAVARFVPGVLGKQASAEEDSFATGLLDCPHYTRPEVLDGEPVPDVLMSGHHENIRKWRLEQSLERTWLRRPELLDDLALTDEQATLLKKIKQRYT
- a CDS encoding thymidylate synthase; its protein translation is MKQYLDLCQRIIDDGKWVENKRTGKRCLTVINADLTYDVAKGEFPLVTTRKSFYKAAIAELLGYIRGYDSAEDFRKLGSKSWDANANQNAEWLANPHRKGEDDMGLVYGAVGRNFPKPDGGSVDLLRQIVDDLKQGIDNRGEIYTFYHPGAFHLGCLRPCLHSHHFSLLDDTLYLNSTQRSADVPLGLNWNMVQCYTFLALMAQITGHKAGQAYHKIVNAHIYEDQLELMRDVQLKRTPLTPPKLKINPDIKTLEDLETWVTLDDFEVEDYQYLDPIKYPFSV
- the glmS gene encoding glutamine--fructose-6-phosphate transaminase (isomerizing); protein product: MCGIVGAVAQRDVADILVDGLHRLEYRGYDSAGVAVLNADKEMKVIRRVGKVKELENAVAESNVTGGTGIAHTRWATHGEPSETNAHPHVSGKIAVVHNGIIENYEELRDDLKAKGYEFLSQTDTEVIAHLVEWELRTSETLLDAVKKTVKQLRGAYGTVVMNQDEPEHLIVARSGSPLVIGLGVGENFIGSDPLALLSVTHRFIYLEEGDVAEITRKTVDIFDSEDKPVQREIHESQFEHDAADKGQYRHYMQKEIFEQPVAIINTLEGRITNGKVNIDAMGKDVDKILSKVEHIQIVACGTSYNAGMVARYWFESIAGVSCDVEIASEFRYRKFVTRPNSLLVTLSQSGETADTLAALRLAQESGFMSSMAICNVASSSLVRESDFAFMTKAGVEIGVASTKAFTTQLTCLLLLTAAIGRLKGSLSEQEEKQIVQSLQRLPAQIESALVFDKEIEKLSQDFAEKHHTLFLGRGEFYPIAMESALKLKEISYIHAEAYAAGELKHGPLALIDSDMPVVVVAPENDLLEKVKSNIEEVSARGGQLYIFADEDAGFVNENNFKTVVMPKVDHVTAPIFYTVPLQLLSYHVALIKGTDVDQPRNLAKAVTVE
- the dnaG gene encoding DNA primase, with amino-acid sequence MKGLIPRSFIDDLIARTDIVQLIDSRVKLKKAGRNYQACCPFHHEKTPSFSVSPSKQFYHCFGCGVSGNVISFLMDYEKLEFVEAVEELAGLYGLEVPRENMSASDNTKNKPSFKAKRNLYELMNEIAKFYQNLTASNPHSLSYLEERGLSKAIIEKFELGFVPNSMDSVLKKFGVNKQEIDKLFDTGMLSRSDNGRVYDRFRNRVMFPIRDRRGRVIAFGGRVLGDEKPKYLNSPESAIYHKGSELYGLYQATQLNSNPTYLIVVEGYMDVVALAQFGVDNVVASLGTATTGEQIQQMFRHTEQVICCYDGDRAGKEAAWRALENALPYLEDGRQLKFIFLPDGEDPDSFVRKHGKEGFEQYLEQAQSLSEFLFGSLLNQVDLSSKEGKSKLASLALPLLKQIPGEMLRMYLRDILGQKLGVLDPSQLEKLLPKQQQKESKSQPKLEQTPMRLLVALLLQNTYLVKNVDDLQPLKTLDIAGLPLFEELVELIKQHQGITTGGILEHYRDKKFFRTLEILANWDHLVAVENIETAFEETLDFFYKKVIEKHIEMLIAKDRTMGLNSAEKKELALLISQQ
- the rpsU gene encoding 30S ribosomal protein S21, with product MPVIKVRENESFDVALRRFKRSCEKAGVLAESRAREFYEKPTTIRKREKASLAKRHAKRNARENARNNRLY
- a CDS encoding DeoR/GlpR family DNA-binding transcription regulator; this translates as MSKRNTQQRRHLIATLVQEQGEVSVEQLSELFETSEVTIRKDLTKLEESGLLLRRYGGAIKIPSEFIDDQQNEDVSKQKKAIAKLAVSCIREHNRIIIDSGSTTGALIPYLNQAGLVVMTNSLALAAELTALEIEPTVLMTGGTWDSRSESFQGKVAETALRSYDFDQLFIGADGLDLARGTTTFNELVGLSQVMADVSREVNVMIESHKMARKMPNVELDWDHIDRVITDNQIDLEIKKALEQKGIEVLIAEI
- a CDS encoding amidohydrolase, with the protein product MKKLLALSSVLALSLFNYTNASENVDLIVKNGMILTMNQAKEIIDDGVVIVNKNQIIDVGDKNLLQKYSAKKVIDAEEGIVMPGMINTHSHISMSVFRSLADDVPNRLQRYIFPLENKMVSKEMVYTGAVHGAIELAKGGVTTVVDMYLFEDSAAKAVKEVGLRGVMTQNIIKYPTADGKDGAENIEMAIAFVEKYKNDELITAGFGPHAPHTVKKADLERIRDLSQKYNAPVSMHVAETQKEFDKFKAEYNMTPIEYLDSVGLLNERFIAAHCIFVTESDIALMKKRNIGVAHNMVANIKSAKGVSPALKMFDEGLNIGLGSDGPMSGNTLDIIGQIGYVAKLHKLMNKDRSVMPPQKVVEMATMGGARAIHREKDLGSLEKGKLADIVILETKSTNMQPNFDPYSVLVYSANASNVSTTIVNGKIIMEKRKLRYNEEKSNKAIKEFSKKVKEIAKTL
- the glpT gene encoding glycerol-3-phosphate transporter, which gives rise to MIGFLKPAAHKERLPKEQLDPTYRKLRWQVFIGIFFGYAAYYFVRKNFALAMPGMIAEGWSKAELGYALSFVSIAYGISKFIMGSVSDRSDSRAFLSLGLFLSGLIMLSMGLFPWATSSVTVLSILLFLNGWVQGMGWPPCGRTMVHWWSKKERGTIVSIWNTAHNLGGAVPALLLILASSVYAHTHDIDREAVKSIMIWREALYYPGIAAIIASFITFFIMRDTPQSCGLPPIEEYKNDYPDDYNPETYEKELTAKQIFVEYVFKNKLLWYIAIANVFVYLIRYGVLDWAPTYLKEVRHFGIDKSSITYALYEIAAIPGTLFCGWVSDKVFQGKRGLTGFIFMVAVTIALYVYWQTTSQDLAMIMMVVLGFLIYGPVMLIGLHALELAPKKAAGTAAGFTGLFGYLGGSVAASAIIGWTVQNNGWDSGFHVMLAGSALACVLLFLTMIQEAKHKKAMES